The following proteins are encoded in a genomic region of Clostridium kluyveri:
- a CDS encoding (2Fe-2S)-binding protein → MDVCLRVENHIVLDVNEPSTMVEITVDGKTIMAREGEPILAALLANNIFINRYTLKRKEPRGLFCGIGQCTDCAMIVDGTPNVRTCITPVKTGMVIETQYGLGRERF, encoded by the coding sequence TTGGATGTGTGTTTAAGAGTAGAAAACCATATTGTACTTGATGTTAATGAGCCTTCAACTATGGTGGAAATAACTGTTGATGGCAAAACTATAATGGCTAGGGAGGGAGAACCTATACTTGCAGCATTACTTGCAAATAATATTTTTATTAACAGGTATACATTAAAACGCAAAGAACCAAGAGGATTGTTTTGTGGAATTGGTCAATGTACGGATTGTGCCATGATTGTAGATGGAACGCCAAATGTAAGAACATGTATTACTCCTGTAAAAACTGGCATGGTAATAGAAACCCAGTATGGTTTGGGGAGGGAGAGATTTTAA
- a CDS encoding RidA family protein, with amino-acid sequence MKREISIDSCALAQGPYVQGLVYNGMIYASQIGIDKEGNLVEGGIKEQTKQIMENFKLILESEDSSMDKIIQCTIYIVNMEDAPLMNEVYASYFTKPYPSRCCVQAAGMSGGAVVEMSITAAI; translated from the coding sequence ATGAAAAGAGAAATAAGCATTGATAGTTGTGCATTAGCACAAGGACCTTATGTCCAAGGACTAGTTTATAATGGAATGATTTATGCCTCTCAAATTGGAATAGATAAAGAAGGCAATTTGGTGGAAGGAGGAATTAAGGAACAGACAAAGCAGATTATGGAGAATTTTAAGTTGATCCTGGAATCAGAAGACTCAAGCATGGACAAAATTATTCAATGCACAATATATATTGTAAATATGGAAGATGCCCCCCTTATGAATGAAGTGTATGCAAGCTATTTTACCAAACCGTATCCATCACGATGCTGTGTACAGGCAGCTGGAATGTCAGGTGGAGCTGTAGTAGAAATGTCAATTACAGCGGCAATATAA
- a CDS encoding C-terminal binding protein, producing the protein MDKKRVLYYNIDDSLDYENSLLKEWGIDSLELVEIKDREGKKPFIEYAYDFDGVVVEYQQMTKQIIESLPNLKIITLQSIGYNNVDISAATENNVCVTNIPGFCTEEVALHTIGMIIDLVRKITFLDRLVRKGEWDPLCGYKTYRLTDKTIGLYFFGSIPKAMMPMLKAMGLNVLVYAPTKTKEYLEEFGAEKVETFDELLIKSDFVSLHCPLMASTTHLISERELKLMKESAYLINTARGKVVDETALIKALKEGWIKAAAVDVIEDEDNEQSELFSLENTVITPHAAFISEDSFYEGRRRALKQLVLRLAKNEKPESLVNKELEIKF; encoded by the coding sequence ATGGATAAGAAAAGAGTACTTTATTATAACATTGATGACAGTTTAGATTATGAAAATTCTTTATTAAAAGAATGGGGCATTGACAGTCTGGAACTTGTTGAAATTAAGGACAGAGAAGGAAAAAAGCCTTTTATTGAATATGCCTATGATTTTGATGGTGTAGTAGTAGAGTACCAGCAGATGACAAAACAAATTATAGAGAGTCTGCCTAATCTGAAAATAATTACTCTTCAAAGCATTGGCTATAATAATGTAGATATTTCTGCAGCTACTGAGAATAATGTATGTGTCACCAATATTCCAGGATTTTGTACAGAAGAAGTTGCCCTGCATACCATTGGAATGATTATTGATTTGGTAAGAAAAATAACATTTCTGGATAGGTTGGTAAGAAAAGGCGAATGGGATCCTTTATGTGGATATAAAACATACAGATTAACGGACAAAACAATAGGATTATATTTCTTTGGGAGTATTCCCAAAGCTATGATGCCAATGCTAAAGGCCATGGGATTAAATGTTTTGGTATATGCCCCTACAAAAACAAAAGAATATTTAGAAGAGTTTGGTGCAGAAAAGGTAGAAACATTTGATGAATTGTTAATAAAATCAGATTTTGTTTCATTACACTGTCCGTTAATGGCATCCACAACCCATTTAATTTCAGAGAGAGAACTAAAATTAATGAAGGAGAGTGCATATCTCATAAATACTGCCAGAGGTAAGGTTGTGGATGAAACCGCATTAATAAAAGCTTTAAAAGAAGGGTGGATTAAAGCAGCTGCAGTAGATGTTATTGAGGATGAAGATAATGAACAAAGTGAATTATTTTCATTAGAAAATACAGTTATTACTCCCCATGCAGCATTTATATCTGAAGATTCATTTTATGAAGGTAGAAGGAGAGCTTTAAAACAGCTAGTTTTGAGATTGGCGAAAAATGAAAAACCTGAAAGTTTGGTAAATAAAGAATTAGAAATTAAATTTTAA